In the genome of Synchiropus splendidus isolate RoL2022-P1 chromosome 2, RoL_Sspl_1.0, whole genome shotgun sequence, the window atgttttttagaaataaaaacaaaaattatgtatttattcaattgaTTCACATGACCACAGTTTATacattagtttttgttttgcgGAAATTTGAAAAACCATTTtcccaacatttttttaaaaaactttttttgactCCAGAGTGTAGTGATACATAAACGATGTACTGTGCACCAAAGAATGTAATATTCACTATTTGTCCGGAAGGCATGTGATTTAAACCGTTTTGGAATTATGTCGGCATGGTTTAAcagttatttgttttgttatttgttttgtaaCACTTGccaaatataaatacaattctTGAGATACCAAACTACGTGGCACTTGAATCACATGGagtgttaaaaacacaaaatcagaATTACATTTTACTGTCGACCTTGATGTGATGTGTGAGTGGCAAAAGAGCCGGCTCGTGATTGGTTAGCGGACCTTGCCTTCCTGGAGACCCGCGTCAGTAGCTCGGCTCCTCATTGGAGGAAAGAGATTAGATACTGGACCCCAGAGAACCCTTTGTCTTCCAAATGCCCGAGCAAGAACCGCCTCTACACGCGGAGATATAAAAGGGACGTGTTCGCTGCCGTAAAAACATTCTTGAGACACATCTCttgaaagtatttaaaaaatgagcgGAAGAGGCAAAACAGGAGGAAAAGCCCGCGCTAAAGCCAAGACCCGTTCGTCACGCGCCGGTCTTCAATTCCCTGTCGGTCGTGTTCACAGGCTGCTCAGGAAGGGCAACTATGCACAGCGTGTCGGTGCCGGCGCCCCCGTCTACCTGGCGGCTGTGCTGGAGTATCTGACTGCTGAGATCCTGGAGCTGGCTGGAAACGCCGCCCGCGACaacaagaagaccaggatcatcccccgccacctgcagctggctgtCCGCAACGATGAGGAGCTCAACAAGCTGCTCGGAGGAGTCACTATCGCTCAGGGCGGTGTCCTGCCCAACATCCAGGCGGTTCTGCTGCCGAAAAAGACCGAGAAGCCCGCCAAGGCCAAGTAAATGCTCCAATAACACaatggctcttttcagagccacccacttTAAACTATGAGAAGCTTTGGTTTCCAAACCGTTTTGAAGACATTCTGATTGTGGAACTCCATTCATTACATTAAGGCAGTCTGTCAATTGAATTCAATTAAATTCACGACAATTCAATTGAATTATCGTCCCACAGTATGAGGAAAGTGGCCGACCatccaaattcacagacatcagaCAACTCTCAATCACGATTGAATTTTAAGTGTCATTTCTGTCTACATCGaacgttgaattatttaatcGGAGCAGTAAAAAATACTTTCAGTAGCAACATCGTTACGTA includes:
- the LOC128753874 gene encoding histone H2A; this translates as MSGRGKTGGKARAKAKTRSSRAGLQFPVGRVHRLLRKGNYAQRVGAGAPVYLAAVLEYLTAEILELAGNAARDNKKTRIIPRHLQLAVRNDEELNKLLGGVTIAQGGVLPNIQAVLLPKKTEKPAKAK